The Neisseria yangbaofengii genome contains a region encoding:
- the argA gene encoding amino-acid N-acetyltransferase — protein sequence MNTSVGFVGDFREAAPYINYLRGKTLVIGVASSLLEGEPLKRLAADLNLLASLGVRLVLVHGSRMQITAALTAQNRIPTYRNGRRITDEATLQLAKQANGVLRSDIEAALCSSIPQSPQRNKPLSIACGNFLSARPMGIIDGTDMGYTGLVRKIDTESIVNRLDSGALVLISPLGHSLSGKTFNLSMSDIAEAAAIALKAEKLIYLIEEAGILNSDGLLITNLSAQEARQLMAQQPPQQRLIQSALNTVEHGVSRTQILSGRDDGSLIRELFTRHGAGTSIARDSFVNIRAAHSNDIPNIMALIRPLEEKGILLRRSREYLEDQIHTFSVLEHDQHIYGCVALKTFAEPHLGELACLVVSPDSQDGGYGELMLAHLFRKARQAGIRKLFALSTHAGEWFIERGFQTASAQDLPSERRQDLIDSGRNSKVFVYNL from the coding sequence ATGAATACTTCTGTCGGTTTTGTCGGCGACTTTCGTGAAGCCGCGCCCTACATCAACTACCTGCGCGGCAAAACACTGGTCATCGGTGTGGCCAGCAGCCTGTTGGAAGGTGAACCGCTCAAACGCTTGGCTGCCGATTTAAACCTGCTCGCCAGCTTGGGCGTGCGTTTGGTGTTGGTACACGGTTCACGCATGCAAATCACCGCCGCCCTTACCGCGCAAAATCGAATTCCAACCTACCGCAATGGGCGCCGCATCACCGACGAAGCCACGCTGCAACTGGCCAAACAGGCCAACGGCGTATTACGCAGCGATATCGAAGCCGCCCTGTGCAGCAGCATTCCGCAATCGCCGCAGCGCAACAAACCCTTAAGCATCGCTTGCGGCAACTTCCTTTCCGCCCGTCCGATGGGCATCATCGACGGCACCGACATGGGCTATACCGGTTTGGTACGCAAAATCGACACCGAATCCATCGTCAACCGCCTCGACAGCGGCGCATTGGTGCTCATCAGCCCGCTCGGCCATTCTTTAAGCGGCAAAACCTTCAACCTCAGCATGAGCGACATCGCCGAAGCCGCCGCCATTGCGCTCAAAGCGGAAAAACTGATTTACCTGATTGAAGAAGCAGGCATTTTAAATTCGGACGGTCTGTTGATTACCAACCTCTCCGCCCAAGAAGCGCGTCAATTAATGGCACAGCAACCGCCGCAACAACGCCTGATCCAATCCGCCCTCAACACAGTCGAACACGGAGTCTCGCGCACGCAAATTCTCAGCGGCCGCGACGACGGCAGCCTGATTCGCGAATTGTTTACCCGCCACGGTGCCGGTACCTCCATCGCCCGCGATTCCTTCGTCAACATCCGCGCCGCGCACAGCAACGACATTCCCAACATCATGGCGCTTATCCGCCCGCTGGAAGAAAAAGGCATTTTACTGCGCCGCAGCCGCGAATATCTCGAAGACCAAATCCACACCTTTTCCGTGTTGGAACACGACCAACACATCTATGGCTGCGTGGCCTTGAAAACCTTTGCCGAACCGCATTTGGGCGAGCTGGCCTGCTTGGTGGTCTCGCCCGATTCACAAGACGGCGGCTACGGCGAACTGATGCTGGCACACTTGTTCCGCAAAGCACGTCAAGCCGGTATCCGCAAATTATTCGCCCTATCCACCCACGCCGGCGAATGGTTCATCGAACGCGGTTTTCAGACGGCATCGGCACAAGATTTACCGTCCGAACGCCGTCAGGATTTAATCGACAGCGGCCGCAATTCCAAAGTTTTTGTTTACAATTTGTAA
- a CDS encoding MJ0042-type zinc finger domain-containing protein — MPACTCPHCRTHLWVKDAQLNVAQGFVVCQKCEGLFKAKDHPANLKEQFQPEALPNAVTDVRLVHNIGAQVRQHKQLSRNEIADLLDGVTLAPKPDTKAATAVEKKKDGFNWTLASLIALTVLIMQLFYLILLA, encoded by the coding sequence ATGCCAGCTTGCACCTGTCCCCACTGCCGCACCCATCTTTGGGTAAAAGACGCTCAATTGAATGTGGCGCAAGGTTTTGTGGTTTGCCAAAAATGCGAGGGCTTATTCAAAGCCAAAGACCATCCGGCCAACCTGAAAGAGCAGTTCCAGCCGGAAGCCCTGCCCAATGCCGTGACCGATGTGCGTCTGGTACACAACATCGGTGCACAAGTCCGTCAGCACAAGCAGCTTTCGCGCAATGAAATCGCTGATTTGCTCGACGGCGTGACGCTCGCACCCAAGCCCGACACAAAGGCGGCTACGGCTGTAGAAAAGAAAAAAGACGGTTTCAACTGGACACTGGCTTCACTTATCGCGCTGACTGTGTTAATCATGCAGCTTTTCTATCTGATTTTATTGGCTTAA
- the pyrE gene encoding orotate phosphoribosyltransferase, with translation MSDFRQDFLKFALSQNVLKFGEFTTKAGRRSPYFFNAGLFNDGASTLQLAKFYAEAITASKVEFDMLFGPAYKGIILAAATAMMLAEKGVNVPFAYNRKEAKDHGEGGVLVGAPLKGRVLIIDDVISAGTSVRESVKLIEAEGATPAAVAIALDRMEKGTGELSAVQEVGQQYGLPVVSIANLNDLFTLLQNNTEFGGFFEPVKAYRERYGVA, from the coding sequence ATGTCTGATTTCCGCCAAGATTTCCTGAAATTTGCCTTGTCTCAAAACGTATTGAAATTCGGCGAATTCACCACCAAAGCCGGCCGCCGGTCGCCGTATTTTTTCAATGCCGGCCTCTTTAACGATGGAGCTTCTACCCTGCAACTGGCGAAGTTTTACGCCGAAGCGATTACTGCCAGCAAAGTGGAATTCGACATGCTGTTCGGTCCCGCCTACAAAGGCATTATTTTGGCAGCGGCCACGGCGATGATGTTGGCAGAAAAAGGCGTGAACGTGCCGTTTGCCTACAACCGCAAGGAAGCAAAAGACCACGGCGAAGGCGGCGTGTTGGTTGGTGCGCCGCTCAAAGGCCGCGTGCTGATTATCGATGATGTGATTTCTGCCGGCACTTCGGTGCGCGAATCGGTGAAACTGATTGAAGCCGAAGGTGCCACTCCGGCCGCTGTGGCCATCGCGCTTGACCGCATGGAAAAAGGCACGGGCGAATTGTCGGCGGTGCAGGAAGTCGGGCAGCAATACGGTTTGCCGGTGGTGTCGATTGCGAATTTGAACGATTTGTTCACGTTGTTGCAAAACAATACCGAATTCGGCGGCTTTTTCGAGCCGGTGAAGGCTTACCGCGAACGTTACGGCGTGGCCTGA